A region from the Diadema setosum chromosome 13, eeDiaSeto1, whole genome shotgun sequence genome encodes:
- the LOC140236620 gene encoding LOW QUALITY PROTEIN: dolichyl pyrophosphate Man9GlcNAc2 alpha-1,3-glucosyltransferase-like (The sequence of the model RefSeq protein was modified relative to this genomic sequence to represent the inferred CDS: inserted 1 base in 1 codon) encodes MLLYELYGVAGRMESARLVTLVIITAAVATRWSVSLSPYSGAGKPPMFGDYEAQRHWMEITYHLPISDWYHNTTDNDLQYWGLDYPPLTAYHSWLCGYVADKINPNWVTLHNSRGHESYHHKLFMRYTVLVADLLVYIPAVLAYYFWAVKGQSNVQRLVSASCVLLYPGLILIDYGHFQFNNVSLGLTLWAVVAMATNHELLGAVAFVFALNYKQMELYHALPFFCFLLGSCLRPLSPWRLIKIGVFTVAAFALCWSPFIMDRAQIFQVLHRXFPFARGLFEDKVSNVWCSLNVLVKLRNQFSQDVLLKLSLISTLVCLLPSSLDLLLRPSIQKFKYALINSSLIFFLLSYQVHEKTILVVAL; translated from the exons ATGCTGCTGTATGAGTTGTATGGAGTTGCAGGGAGAATGGAGTCGGCAAGATTAGTCACTTTGGTGATTATCACCGCTGCTGTGGCAACACGGTGGTCGGTCTCACTAAGTCCATACTCCG GAGCCGGGAAGCCTCCCATGTTTGGGGACTACGAAGCACAGAGACACTGGATGGAAATCACATACCACCTGCCTATCAGTGACTG GTACCACAATACAACGGACAATGACCTCCAGTACTGGGGCTTGGATTATCCGCCTCTCACCGCCTACCACAGCTGGCTCTGTGGATATGT agCTGATAAGATAAACCCTAACTGGGTGACACTGCACAACTCAAGAGGTCACGAAAGTTACCACCACAAGTTGTTCATGAGGTACACAG TACTGGTAGCTGACCTGCTAGTCTACATTCCAGCAGTCTTGGCATATTATTTCTGGGCAGTGAAGGGTCAGTCCAATGTCCAGCGTTTGGTCTCGGCATCCTGTGTTCTCCTCTATCCAGGCCTCATCCTCATTGACTATGGTCACTTCCA ATTCAACAACGTAAGTCTGGGACTAACACTGTGGGCTGTCGTTGCCATGGCTACCAACCATGAGCTGCTCGGAGCGGTGGCGTTCGTCTTCGCCCTCAACTACAAACAGATGGAGCTCTACCACGCCCTTCCCTTCTTCTGCTTCCTGCTCGGGAGTTGCCTCCGGCCCCTGAGCCCGTGGAGACTGATCAAGATCGGTGTCTTTACCGTGGCAGCATTCGCCCTCTGCTGGTCCCCCTTCATTATGGACCGCGCCCAGATCTTCCAAGTCCTGCACA ATTTTCCCTTTGCCAGGGGTCTCTTTGAG GATAAGGTATCCAACGTCTGGTGTTCTCTCAACGTACTCGTCAAGCTTCGAAACCAGTTCTCCCAGGATGTCCTCCTCAAGCTAAGCCTCATCTCAACACTGGTGTGCCTTCTCCCCTCATCCCTCGACCTCCTTCTACGGCCTTCCATCCAGAAATTCAAGTATGCCTTG ATCAACAGCTCTCTGATATTCTTCCTGCTGTCCTACCAAGTGCATGAAAAGACCATCCTAGTGGTGGCACTGTGA